Proteins co-encoded in one Sporosarcina sp. FSL K6-1522 genomic window:
- a CDS encoding ABC transporter ATP-binding protein, with protein sequence MEKDVLLSVQQLVVSFLTDGAEVQAVRNVEFDLREKETLAIVGESGSGKSVTAQAIMKLIPQPPGRIKEGTILYKGEDLLEKTEKQLNTIRGKEISMIFQDPMSSLNPTLKIGRQIAESIMKHEQVSKEEAYNRAKELLHLVGIPNPEKRIQQYPHEFSGGMRQRVMIAIALACNPKILIADEPTTALDVTIQAQIMSLLKDLQEKLNMAIIIITHDLGIVANMAHRVAVMYGGKVVEAGTVDEIFYQPKHPYTWGLLSSVPRLDREGERLIAIEGTPQNMANPPKGCPFAPRCPYVMRICVHEHPEVVATTETLKTACWLLDERSPVVEIPETARIEG encoded by the coding sequence GTGGAAAAGGATGTTCTGTTAAGTGTACAACAGTTAGTCGTCTCATTTCTAACAGATGGCGCAGAGGTTCAAGCAGTTCGTAATGTAGAATTCGATCTACGGGAAAAAGAGACACTAGCGATTGTTGGGGAATCCGGATCAGGTAAAAGCGTAACGGCGCAGGCGATTATGAAACTAATTCCCCAACCGCCAGGACGCATTAAGGAAGGAACGATTCTTTACAAAGGTGAAGATTTATTGGAAAAAACGGAAAAGCAATTGAATACGATTCGTGGAAAAGAGATTAGTATGATCTTTCAGGATCCGATGAGCTCTTTAAATCCAACGCTGAAAATTGGTAGGCAAATTGCAGAATCGATTATGAAACATGAGCAAGTGAGCAAAGAGGAAGCCTATAATCGGGCAAAAGAATTGCTCCATTTAGTCGGTATTCCCAATCCAGAAAAGCGCATTCAGCAATATCCGCATGAGTTTTCGGGTGGGATGCGCCAACGTGTGATGATTGCAATCGCTTTAGCATGTAATCCTAAAATTTTAATTGCAGATGAGCCGACTACTGCTTTAGACGTAACGATTCAAGCACAAATTATGAGTTTGTTAAAAGACTTACAAGAGAAGTTGAATATGGCTATTATTATTATTACACATGATTTGGGTATTGTTGCCAATATGGCACACCGAGTTGCCGTGATGTACGGTGGGAAAGTAGTTGAGGCGGGGACGGTTGATGAGATTTTTTATCAACCTAAACACCCATACACATGGGGATTATTATCATCGGTTCCACGACTGGATCGGGAGGGGGAGCGACTCATTGCGATTGAAGGGACTCCGCAAAATATGGCCAACCCACCAAAAGGATGTCCGTTTGCACCGAGGTGCCCGTATGTTATGCGTATTTGTGTACATGAGCACCCTGAAGTCGTCGCAACAACCGAAACATTGAAAACGGCTTGTTGGTTACTTGATGAGCGCTCTCCAGTCGTTGAAATTCCTGAAACCGCGAGAATTGAGGGATAA
- a CDS encoding oligopeptide/dipeptide ABC transporter ATP-binding protein, translating into MQTDRKKLLEVKQLKKHFQLNTSTTLKAVDGLTFDIYKGEILGLVGESGCGKSTTGRTIIQLYDPTEGEVIFNGKNVNKKQSKKELLEFRRKVQMIFQDPYASLNPRMSVRETISAGLVAHKLVPKKELNAYIEQLLETVGLNAEHANRYPHEFSGGQRQRIGIARAISLNPEFIIADEPISALDVSIQAQIVNLLKDLQLSHDLTILFIAHDLAMVKHISDRIGVMYLGHMVELATATDLYENPLHPYTEALLSAIPMPNPKTERSRERIILQGDVPSPISPPSGCPFRTRCAKAFATCSEVKPEWKEVRDNHWVACHLYNEKN; encoded by the coding sequence ATGCAAACAGATAGAAAAAAGTTGCTTGAAGTCAAGCAGTTAAAAAAGCATTTTCAGCTAAATACCAGCACAACCTTGAAGGCTGTTGATGGTTTGACGTTCGATATTTATAAAGGTGAAATTTTAGGGTTAGTTGGAGAGTCCGGATGTGGCAAATCGACAACGGGGAGAACGATTATTCAGTTGTACGATCCGACAGAAGGAGAAGTTATCTTTAATGGGAAAAATGTAAATAAAAAACAAAGTAAAAAAGAGTTATTAGAGTTTAGAAGAAAGGTACAAATGATTTTTCAGGATCCCTATGCTTCTTTAAACCCAAGAATGAGTGTTAGAGAGACTATTAGTGCCGGGCTAGTGGCACATAAGCTCGTACCTAAAAAGGAATTGAATGCGTATATTGAGCAGTTGCTTGAAACGGTAGGTTTGAACGCAGAGCATGCAAATCGCTATCCGCATGAATTTAGTGGAGGACAACGACAACGGATTGGGATTGCTAGAGCCATTTCGTTAAATCCTGAATTTATTATTGCGGATGAGCCAATATCTGCATTGGATGTATCGATTCAAGCGCAAATTGTTAACTTGCTGAAAGATCTCCAACTATCACATGATTTGACGATTTTATTCATTGCGCATGATTTAGCGATGGTTAAACATATTAGTGACCGCATCGGTGTGATGTATTTAGGGCATATGGTGGAATTAGCAACAGCGACAGATTTGTATGAAAATCCACTTCATCCGTATACAGAAGCTTTGTTGTCGGCTATCCCGATGCCTAACCCTAAAACAGAACGAAGCCGTGAACGCATTATTTTACAAGGTGATGTGCCAAGTCCGATATCTCCACCAAGTGGTTGTCCTTTCCGTACGCGATGTGCAAAGGCATTTGCAACTTGCTCGGAAGTGAAGCCGGAGTGGAAAGAAGTACGGGATAATCATTGGGTTGCTTGCCATTTATACAATGAAAAGAACTGA